The sequence below is a genomic window from Sorangiineae bacterium MSr12523.
CACTGTGCCGGCCACGGCCGTCTTCGCTTCCGACACGGCCTTACTCGCGGCGAACTCGCGAGGCTTCGGCTTCGCATTCCACACCCGCGTCGCGAGCAGGAATCCAGCGAGTGCCGCCGGCGCCATCACCAAGGGCCACGCCCACCAATTCTCCGTCACCTTCGCCGCCGCGTCCTTGGGCAACACCTGGCCCAGCACGTAGGCCTGCAATCCCGTTCCCAAGTACACGAATCCGTCGATCAGGCCGACGGCCACACCCACGTTCTTCTTGCCGCCGAAATCCATGCTGGCCGTGCCGGAAAGCATCCCGTGCACGCCGATGATGCAGAGGGACATGAACACCACCAGCCAACCGAGAAGTGGTGTCGTCAGCACAGCAAACATCCCGCCCGTGCCCAGAAGCATGGCGCCATAAAGCACCGCCGACACGGGACCGCGGCGCGATTGGAAGATCCGGTCCGAAATCACACCCGCAAATACGCCGCCCAAGATGCCGGCCACGCACGTCATCATGCCCCAGTGGCTCGCCACGAAGGCTTTGGCGATCCCCGTCTCTTTCGCCATGATCGGGTACCACTGCATGATCGCGTTGCGCAGGTAGCCGCTGCAAAACTCGACCAGCGCGATCGTCATGATCACCGGGTGCTTCAGCATTCGCTTGCCGACCTCGAATACCGAAAGCTGCGGCCCATCGTCGCCCGACGACGTATCGGCCGTGTCGAAATCGGCCTGCCCGGCCTGCCCTGGCGTGTCGCGCACCAGCCATGCATCGAACATGGCCAACGTCAGCAGCAGGAGCGCCGGCACGAAGAACACCCAGTGCACGGGCGCGTGATCCACGATGAACTGCCCCCAATCGAAGGCGAAATAGACGCCCAGCGAAATCAAAATGCCGAAGATGCCCCCGAAGGTTCCGCGCTCGCGCAGGTGAAACCATGCGGCGTTCACCTTCACGATCGAGACCGCGCCAAAGCTTTGAAAATACATGTTCAGCGCGTAAAGCGGCGCGAACACCGATACGAGTGCGTCACGCCGCCCGGACAGGAGCACGAGCCCCATGGCGATGTTGGACACGGCCGCGCCCACCGCGGAGAGCATGATCGTCTTTCGCCCGCCCCATCGGTCCGTGAGGGGCCCGTTGATGACGAAGGCAAACCCATAGACGACGGTGCCGAGCGAAAAAATCGTGCCGAAGTCTTCCTTCGACATGAGCTGCCCGAGCGCGTTCTTGCAGACGGTCAGGTTGTACCGCCCCATGTAGAGGAAGGCGTAGGTCATCCCAACCGGAAACCAGTTGAGAAAACGCCGGCGGCGAAACTCAGGCGAGTGACCGAGCTCCACCCTGGGCAACCGCAACGTGACCAGGGCAATCACACCGAGAAGAATCACGATGGGCAAGAGCTCGCTCATCGCACGGCTTGCTTGAGGCATTACATCCCATACTACCTCTTGCGCCGGCCTCGCGGACTGGGCGACGCTAGGGTCCGATGCGCCACGCCGACCTCCTGGCCCAGATCCCGCTTTTCGAGGGGCTCTCCGACGAGGACCGCGAAGAATTGGCCGGGCGCATGACGGAACGCCACTACGAGCAGGGAAAAACCGTCTTCGCGAAGGGAGAACGCGGGTTCAGCATGTACGTGGTCCTGGCGGGCCGCGTCCAGGTCTTCCTCCCGTCCGAGTCCCCCGAAACGCCGCGCGTGGTGCTGAAGGACATGGGCTTCGGCGAGTACTTCGGCGAGCTTTCGCTCTTCGACGACAAGCCGCGCTCGGCCAGTGTGGAAGCCACCGTCGATGCCACGCTCCTCGAGCTGACCCGCGATGACCTCAGCGATCATTTGACGAAGTCGAAAAATGCGGCCATCGCCATCCTGAGCGACATGGCCGCGCGCCTGCGTGAGACCAACGAGCTTCTCGGTCAGCGCGCCGCGAAGGACGTCGTGAAGGAATTCGAGGGCAACCTCACGTGGGGCCAGCGCCTGGCCGACAAAGTCGCCGAGCTCAATGGAAGCTGGGCATTCATCCTCTTCTTGCTCTTCCTCTCGCTTGGCTGGGCGTTCTTCAATTCGCCATCCTTCGCGGGCAAGCCGTTCGATGAGTACCCGTTCCAGTTTTACAACTTGTTCCTGGCCATTCTGGTCGCCCTTCAGGGGCCGCTCATCGTCATGAGCCAGAATCGGCAGACGCTGAAAGACCGCAAGCAGGCCGAAACGGACTTTCGCGTCAACTTGAAGAACGAAGTGGGCATCGAGAACCTGATGCGCGATCTCAGCGTCTTCCGCAGCGAAACGTTGAAGCGCCTCGATTACCTGGAACGCCTCGCCCGCACCGACCGGATGCGGGCCGAGCTGCCCAACAAGAACGCGCCGCAGCAAACCGGCGCGCCATGGGCCGACGCCAACGAAAGCCGTTCCCGCAGCGCGAAATAGTCTTTCCTGCCTATTTGCTGGCCTTTTCGCGGGCCAGGCGCTGTTTTTCGGCTTTCTTCTTCAGGATGTCCAGCGCCCCCTGCACCTCCTGTTCGGTGAAGGGAAACGTTGCAAATATAGCCTTTTCCTCTTCGAGGGCCTGCTCGATGTCGCGCTTCATCTCCTCGGCACGCCGAACCCACGCCGAAGAATCGAGCTGCTGTTCGCCCAGGATCAAGGTGCGCTTCGTCATGTCGAGCCCCTTCTCGAGGAGCACGCGGTAGCGAAGGTGCATGATCGCGTAGAAGATCGATTTCTGCTTGTCCGTCTTGGTCAGCAACGTGGGCGGAATGGACATCAAGTCGCGGTGGAGACGTTTGTACATCTCGCCCACGCGGTATCCGCTCATGGCAATCCAGTGGGCATCGACGGAACGCATCGCGTCGCCGTAGGCGGCTTGCGCATCGAGTAGGCCTTGGCAGCGCGCCTCCATCTTCGGCAGAAAATCCGGCGATACGGCGGCCGCGGTGGGAAGCTCGCCGTTTGCCGACGGCTTTACGAACTGAATTCGCTCCGAGCGCGTACGCCGGATTTCCCCGAGCGCAAATCGCAATTGCGAGGCCGCGACCGGAAGGCGCCCGGTCATGCCATAGCGATGCTCCTCCACCAAATCGAGCCCGTTTTGCACGTCGATCATCGCGCGCACGTCGTCGCCCGCCTCGATGCGCGCAAGCCCGCGCGCTCCGAGCCCCGTCATACGGTCGACAGGGTCGAGATCTTCGCGCGCGAGAAGCGCCTCCGCCGCGTCGCCCAAATCCTTCCACTGTTCCAGGTACACATCCAGCGACAGCACACGCAGCCACGCAGGCCGCGCCACCTTGTCGCGGGGAAAGCGCTGCGCCGCCTCGCGAAATCGATCGCGCGCCCGCTCGCGATCCTCGAGCCCTTCGTAAGCGCTGGCCAGATCGAACAGCACGGACGGTGCCAACGACTCCTGCGGCGGAAGTCGAACCAGCGTTTCGAAGATATCGGCCGCTTCTCGCCAACGTTGCCCGAGAAGTGCGCGCTCACCGCGCTCGAAAAGCTCTTTTTCGGAGCCATCGAGGGTGGGGGTCACAATCTGTGTAGGCACACGAATCGGCGGCGGAGGCTGCGTCGGCGCCACGGGCGCAGGGCGCAACGGCTGAGCGCCACATCCAAGCAAACATCCGACCGCGACCGCTCCCAGCCACGAAGCCGAGCGCCAAAATGACAGTCTTTCCATGGGAATACGAATCATGGTCCCCGCGTCAACCCAACGAACACATGGTGAGTCTGACGCAAAGCGCGAGCGCGGTCATCATCCCAAGTACGTCCGGCTAACCGGAAAGGAGCTTGAAAAAAGGTACGGCCGCTCGCCAGAAAGACGGGTGGCGCGGCCGGGCGTTGGGTTGACGTCGCGCTATATTGTCTTAGCGTTTTGGAATCACCGCCAGGAGGACCCATGAAGCGAATGGATCGGAGCTCCGTGAGCGATTTGGAAGCACAGACGCGTGAACTCGAGCATCAAATTCACAAGCTCGAGCGGAGGGGTTTTCATATGACCCCCACGGAGCAAGAGCAGGCGACACGTCTCAAGAAACTTCGCCTGATAAGTAAGGATCGACTCGCCTCAATTCGTTGACGAGAACACTTCGCATACGGGCCCCGCCGCGCCCAGCCGGTCTGGTTGGGGGGCGGGAGCCTAGGGCGTTCAGTAAGTGCCTCCGATGAGCTCCAGTTTCCTGAACGGAACGCTGACACCTCGTCAGCAGAGTCAGGAAAATAGAGAGAGCTGGAGGATAGATTTACGCCGGGGGTGAATTGACCGCCGCGTGGGTGCAGATTAACGTTTGCGTCGCTTTGAAGCTCGTGTCCGCTGTCTCGCCGGCTCGAGGAGACCACACACGTTGAAAACCACCCCGCAGCCAGCCCCCGAAGACCCGGGTGCGCCGCCGCCACCGCCATCCACCTCTG
It includes:
- a CDS encoding MFS transporter: MSELLPIVILLGVIALVTLRLPRVELGHSPEFRRRRFLNWFPVGMTYAFLYMGRYNLTVCKNALGQLMSKEDFGTIFSLGTVVYGFAFVINGPLTDRWGGRKTIMLSAVGAAVSNIAMGLVLLSGRRDALVSVFAPLYALNMYFQSFGAVSIVKVNAAWFHLRERGTFGGIFGILISLGVYFAFDWGQFIVDHAPVHWVFFVPALLLLTLAMFDAWLVRDTPGQAGQADFDTADTSSGDDGPQLSVFEVGKRMLKHPVIMTIALVEFCSGYLRNAIMQWYPIMAKETGIAKAFVASHWGMMTCVAGILGGVFAGVISDRIFQSRRGPVSAVLYGAMLLGTGGMFAVLTTPLLGWLVVFMSLCIIGVHGMLSGTASMDFGGKKNVGVAVGLIDGFVYLGTGLQAYVLGQVLPKDAAAKVTENWWAWPLVMAPAALAGFLLATRVWNAKPKPREFAASKAVSEAKTAVAGTVNETP
- a CDS encoding DUF1003 domain-containing protein → MRHADLLAQIPLFEGLSDEDREELAGRMTERHYEQGKTVFAKGERGFSMYVVLAGRVQVFLPSESPETPRVVLKDMGFGEYFGELSLFDDKPRSASVEATVDATLLELTRDDLSDHLTKSKNAAIAILSDMAARLRETNELLGQRAAKDVVKEFEGNLTWGQRLADKVAELNGSWAFILFLLFLSLGWAFFNSPSFAGKPFDEYPFQFYNLFLAILVALQGPLIVMSQNRQTLKDRKQAETDFRVNLKNEVGIENLMRDLSVFRSETLKRLDYLERLARTDRMRAELPNKNAPQQTGAPWADANESRSRSAK